Proteins encoded together in one Deinococcus irradiatisoli window:
- a CDS encoding putative quinol monooxygenase, giving the protein MQYSEPTHRRPQMIISHGTLTFPEGQHEAARAMLRALALQTRTEPGCLLYGVSENLETPGAFVITEQWESLEAMQTHLALPGVGEAVAAVQGMGVSDLKITAWEAVHPTTIF; this is encoded by the coding sequence ATGCAGTACAGTGAACCCACCCACCGGAGGCCACAGATGATCATCTCGCACGGCACCCTGACGTTTCCTGAAGGCCAGCATGAAGCGGCCCGCGCGATGCTGCGCGCCCTGGCGCTTCAGACCCGCACCGAACCCGGCTGCCTGCTGTACGGCGTCTCGGAGAACCTGGAAACCCCCGGCGCGTTCGTCATCACCGAACAGTGGGAGAGCCTGGAGGCCATGCAGACGCACCTGGCCCTGCCCGGCGTGGGCGAGGCGGTGGCCGCCGTGCAGGGCATGGGCGTGAGCGACCTCAAGATCACCGCCTGGGAAGCCGTTCACCCGACCACGATTTTCTAG
- the sthA gene encoding Si-specific NAD(P)(+) transhydrogenase, producing the protein MTLTPPAASVPDFTYDLLVIGSGPGGQRSAIQAAKLGKKVAVVEKRAVIGGVCINTGTIPSKTFREAIMHLSGYNERGLYGASYSVKDDITVQDLLLRTSSVMAHELDVVRNQLHRNRVESINAEASFIGPHTVRLRDVRGRGEGWRDVTARVIVVAVGTRAARDPSIPFDGQRIIISDDILDLRELPRTVTVIGGGVIGCEYASMFAALGVRVTLIDKRPRLLEFVDHEITDILAYQLRQNRMTLRLGEAVRVVEPVQDRLGERVRVTLASGKEIVSDMVLYSIGRLGATERLNLEAAGLSADGRGRISVNGHYQTAAPHIYAVGDVIGFPSLASVSMEQGRLASCHAFGVPTQSVPELFPYGIYTIPEISTVGKNEEELTEAGVPYEIGKAQYREIARGQIIGDEQGTLKLIFHLETRELLGVHIIGSGASELIHIGQAVMAFGGTVDYFVNTVFNYPTLAECYKTAAFDGINRLGSAPALEPKLEPAREVGEVV; encoded by the coding sequence ATGACGTTGACACCGCCTGCCGCTTCGGTTCCCGACTTTACCTACGACCTGCTGGTGATCGGCTCCGGCCCCGGCGGGCAGCGCTCCGCCATTCAGGCCGCCAAGCTCGGCAAGAAGGTGGCGGTGGTGGAGAAGCGGGCGGTGATCGGCGGGGTGTGCATCAACACCGGCACCATTCCCTCCAAGACCTTCCGCGAAGCGATCATGCACCTGAGCGGCTACAACGAGCGCGGGCTGTACGGCGCGTCGTACTCGGTCAAGGACGACATCACCGTGCAGGACCTGCTGCTGAGAACCAGCAGCGTGATGGCCCACGAACTCGACGTGGTGCGTAACCAGCTGCACCGCAACCGGGTGGAGAGCATCAACGCCGAGGCCTCGTTCATCGGCCCTCACACCGTGCGGCTGCGCGACGTGCGCGGGCGCGGCGAGGGCTGGCGCGACGTGACCGCCCGCGTCATCGTGGTGGCGGTGGGTACCAGGGCCGCCCGCGACCCCAGCATTCCCTTCGACGGCCAGCGCATCATCATCAGTGACGACATTCTCGACCTGCGCGAGTTGCCGCGCACCGTGACGGTGATCGGCGGCGGGGTGATCGGCTGCGAGTACGCCAGCATGTTCGCCGCCCTGGGCGTGCGGGTGACACTCATCGACAAGCGCCCGCGCCTGCTGGAGTTCGTGGACCATGAAATCACCGATATCCTGGCCTACCAGCTGCGCCAGAACCGCATGACCCTGCGGCTGGGCGAAGCGGTGCGGGTGGTGGAGCCGGTCCAGGACCGCCTCGGCGAGCGGGTCAGGGTGACGCTCGCCAGCGGCAAGGAGATCGTCAGCGACATGGTGCTGTATTCGATCGGGCGTCTGGGCGCCACCGAGCGGCTCAACCTCGAAGCGGCGGGCCTGAGTGCCGACGGGCGCGGGCGCATCAGCGTCAACGGGCATTACCAGACGGCAGCGCCGCACATCTACGCGGTGGGCGACGTGATCGGCTTTCCCAGCCTGGCCTCGGTCAGCATGGAGCAGGGGCGGCTGGCGAGCTGCCACGCCTTCGGGGTGCCCACCCAGAGCGTGCCGGAGCTGTTTCCCTACGGCATCTACACCATTCCCGAGATCAGCACGGTGGGCAAGAACGAGGAAGAACTCACCGAGGCGGGCGTGCCGTACGAGATCGGCAAGGCCCAGTACCGCGAGATCGCGCGCGGCCAGATCATCGGCGACGAGCAGGGCACCCTGAAGCTGATCTTTCACCTGGAAACGCGCGAACTGCTGGGCGTGCACATCATCGGCAGCGGGGCCAGCGAACTCATTCACATCGGGCAGGCGGTGATGGCCTTCGGCGGCACGGTGGATTACTTCGTCAACACGGTGTTCAACTACCCCACCCTGGCCGAGTGCTACAAGACCGCCGCCTTCGACGGCATCAACCGCCTCGGCTCGGCCCCGGCACTGGAGCCGAAGCTCGAACCGGCCCGCGAGGTCGGCGAGGTGGTGTAG
- a CDS encoding endonuclease MutS2 — MPFDAHALDTLDYPRVRAALQERAATPMGVQLARKLCPVSDAGRIERELSELEDALFGVSLSLGGIGDVRELHGRANEGRVLSGQELLEVAYALDAAMTVRRSIAANSRGPLLRLAGQLGEHGVLVRRVLESLDRDGQVRDDASHKLREIRRKVGPLRDRIRERLTSSLEKWADVLQDNLITIRRDRYVLPVQASRVGQVQGIIVDASSTGQTYFVEPASVTPLNNELTRLMLDEEAEVRRILTELSALVASDGEIALTIETIGELDLIASKAALSRDWRLNRPETSNDATYQMLEARHPLIENPVPNDLSLGENGTNLLLITGPNMGGKTATLKTLGLAVLMHQSGIYVAASRAKLPIVDDVLVDVGDEQSLEESLSTFAAHLQHLRYVLKHASPRTLILIDELGSGTDPAEGAALAQAMIEQLLTQDARGVITSHLAPLKLFALETPGLKNASMGFDLDALAPTYHLQVGQPGRSYALSIARRMGIPEHVMARAETILGPEGGLLERLLENLEIERRQLSQELEHAKTARREAVIERDRVQSQRQDIEQRRHELLAEASQKAEAAYAQALEQVRGLRARAREESARPRVMQELRDLRRAAQQERPQQSQPQELRGDPLKVGSTVNVPAYGAAGQVMEVRGDELVVQLGVMKVNVRRRDVRLKEEPKPAALARTFNGRSPSNFQTELQLRGQHVEEAIEELRSTIGEASALRETPLRVVHGKGQGVLRRLIREYLKADKRVDSFHDAEPNQGGHGVTIVNLKV; from the coding sequence GTGCCGTTTGATGCCCATGCCCTCGATACCCTGGATTACCCGCGTGTGCGCGCCGCTTTGCAGGAGCGCGCCGCCACCCCGATGGGCGTGCAGCTGGCCCGAAAGCTGTGTCCGGTGTCCGACGCCGGGCGCATCGAGCGCGAACTGAGCGAACTCGAAGACGCCCTGTTCGGCGTGTCGCTCTCGCTGGGCGGCATCGGCGACGTGCGCGAACTGCACGGGCGTGCGAACGAGGGCCGGGTGCTGTCGGGCCAGGAACTCCTCGAAGTGGCCTACGCCCTGGACGCCGCCATGACGGTGCGGCGCAGCATCGCCGCCAATTCGCGCGGGCCGCTGCTGCGCCTCGCCGGGCAGCTCGGCGAACACGGGGTGCTGGTGCGCCGGGTGCTCGAAAGCCTCGACCGCGACGGTCAGGTACGCGACGACGCCTCGCACAAGCTGCGCGAGATCCGGCGCAAGGTGGGGCCGCTGCGCGACCGTATCCGTGAGCGCCTGACCAGCAGCCTGGAAAAATGGGCCGACGTGCTGCAAGACAACCTGATCACCATCCGGCGCGACCGCTACGTGCTGCCGGTGCAGGCCAGCCGGGTGGGGCAGGTGCAGGGCATCATCGTGGACGCGTCGAGCACCGGGCAGACCTACTTCGTGGAGCCGGCCAGCGTCACCCCGCTCAACAACGAACTCACCCGCCTGATGCTCGACGAGGAAGCCGAGGTGCGGCGAATCCTGACCGAGCTGAGCGCTCTGGTCGCCAGCGACGGCGAGATCGCGCTGACCATCGAGACCATCGGCGAGCTCGACCTGATCGCCTCGAAGGCCGCTCTCTCGCGCGACTGGCGGCTCAACCGGCCCGAAACCTCGAATGACGCCACCTACCAGATGCTCGAAGCGCGCCACCCCCTGATCGAGAACCCGGTGCCCAACGACCTTTCGCTGGGCGAGAACGGCACCAACCTGCTGCTGATCACCGGCCCCAACATGGGCGGTAAGACCGCCACCCTCAAGACGCTGGGGCTGGCGGTGCTGATGCACCAGTCGGGCATCTACGTGGCGGCCAGCCGCGCAAAGCTGCCGATCGTGGACGACGTGCTGGTGGACGTGGGCGACGAGCAGAGCCTGGAAGAGAGCCTGTCCACCTTCGCCGCGCACCTTCAACATCTGCGCTACGTGCTCAAGCACGCCTCACCCCGAACCCTGATCCTCATTGACGAGCTGGGCAGCGGCACCGACCCGGCCGAGGGCGCGGCGCTGGCCCAGGCGATGATCGAGCAGCTGCTCACGCAGGACGCGCGCGGCGTGATCACCTCGCACCTGGCGCCCCTGAAACTGTTCGCCCTGGAAACGCCGGGGCTGAAAAACGCCAGCATGGGCTTCGACCTCGACGCCCTGGCACCCACCTACCACCTGCAGGTCGGGCAGCCGGGGCGCAGCTACGCCCTTTCGATCGCCCGGCGCATGGGCATCCCCGAACACGTGATGGCCCGCGCCGAGACGATTCTGGGGCCGGAAGGCGGGCTGCTCGAACGCCTCTTAGAAAACCTGGAAATCGAGCGCCGTCAGCTCTCGCAGGAACTCGAACACGCCAAAACCGCCCGCCGAGAAGCGGTGATCGAGCGCGACCGGGTACAGTCTCAGCGCCAGGACATCGAGCAGCGCCGCCACGAACTGCTGGCCGAGGCCTCGCAGAAGGCCGAGGCCGCCTACGCCCAGGCGCTCGAACAGGTGCGCGGCCTGCGCGCCCGCGCCCGCGAGGAATCGGCCCGGCCCCGCGTGATGCAGGAACTGCGCGATCTGCGCCGCGCCGCCCAGCAGGAGCGGCCCCAGCAGAGTCAGCCGCAGGAACTGCGCGGCGACCCACTCAAGGTGGGCAGCACCGTGAACGTGCCGGCCTACGGGGCCGCCGGGCAGGTGATGGAGGTGCGCGGCGACGAACTGGTGGTGCAGCTCGGCGTGATGAAGGTCAACGTGCGCCGCCGCGACGTGCGCCTCAAGGAAGAACCCAAACCGGCGGCGCTGGCCCGCACGTTCAATGGCCGCTCGCCCAGCAACTTCCAGACCGAGCTGCAACTGCGCGGTCAGCACGTCGAGGAAGCCATCGAGGAACTGCGCAGCACCATTGGGGAAGCCTCGGCCCTGCGCGAAACGCCGCTGCGGGTGGTGCACGGCAAGGGACAGGGCGTGCTGCGGCGCCTGATCCGCGAGTACCTCAAGGCCGACAAGCGGGTGGACAGCTTCCACGACGCCGAGCCCAACCAGGGCGGCCACGGCGTGACCATCGTGAATTTGAAAGTCTGA
- a CDS encoding HD domain-containing phosphohydrolase produces the protein MPSSPFDFQLLFEHAGVGLLEIGFDGCIRRINPNGAVFFGYAPEALIGQSVLSVTHADDIARTTDTLQQVVSGAVALAEVEKRYVRADGEIVWSRSRVSLLPRPNGPAESVIAVIADITELKRAQRDLEALNLSLQATLEGGLLGLGIALEARDLETSGHTQRVIHYSMQLGEALGLDPLMLSELKHGASLHDLGKLTIPDGVLLKTGRLDAEEWALMQTHAANGYEIAARIPTLPRPALDVIRHHHERWDGTGYPDRLADTEIPLLARIFAVCDVYDALTSERPYKRAWTSQAALDELRAQRGTQFDPQVVDAFLSLFTPGQGGPLGGAGRPVPSPSAQARQN, from the coding sequence ATGCCCTCATCGCCGTTCGATTTCCAGCTGCTCTTCGAGCATGCGGGTGTGGGCTTGCTGGAAATCGGCTTTGACGGCTGCATTCGCCGCATCAACCCGAACGGGGCCGTCTTCTTCGGCTACGCTCCGGAAGCCTTGATCGGGCAGAGCGTCCTGAGCGTCACGCACGCCGACGACATCGCCCGCACCACCGACACCCTCCAGCAGGTGGTCAGCGGGGCCGTGGCCTTGGCCGAAGTCGAGAAGCGCTATGTCCGCGCCGACGGCGAGATCGTCTGGTCGCGTTCAAGGGTGTCGCTGCTGCCCAGGCCCAACGGGCCGGCCGAATCTGTGATCGCCGTGATCGCCGACATCACCGAACTCAAGCGCGCCCAGCGGGACCTGGAAGCGCTCAACCTCAGCTTGCAGGCCACGCTCGAAGGCGGGCTGCTGGGCCTGGGCATCGCCCTGGAAGCCCGCGATCTGGAAACCTCCGGTCATACCCAGCGGGTCATTCACTACAGCATGCAGCTCGGTGAAGCGCTGGGCCTGGACCCGCTTATGCTGAGCGAACTCAAGCACGGCGCCAGCCTGCACGACCTCGGCAAGCTGACCATTCCCGACGGTGTCCTGCTCAAAACCGGCCGGCTGGACGCCGAGGAGTGGGCCCTGATGCAGACCCATGCTGCCAACGGCTACGAAATCGCTGCGAGGATTCCGACACTGCCGCGCCCGGCGCTGGACGTGATCCGCCACCACCACGAGCGCTGGGACGGCACCGGGTATCCCGACCGTCTGGCCGACACAGAGATTCCCCTGCTGGCGCGAATTTTCGCGGTGTGCGATGTATACGACGCCCTGACCAGCGAGCGACCCTACAAACGCGCCTGGACAAGTCAGGCCGCTTTAGACGAACTGCGCGCCCAGCGTGGCACGCAGTTCGATCCGCAGGTGGTGGACGCGTTCCTGTCGTTGTTCACGCCGGGCCAGGGTGGGCCCCTGGGAGGCGCAGGCCGACCTGTGCCTTCCCCCAGCGCCCAGGCACGGCAGAACTAA
- the tal gene encoding transaldolase, with protein sequence MNKLEQLKQMTVIVADTGDIEAIKKYQPQDCTTNPSLILKASQLEGYKALVDEARSWVKSGESLDDVIDKLTVSIGTELTKIVPGYVSTEVDARLSFDKDAAVARARHLIKLYEQNGVGRERILIKLASTWEGIQAAETLKQDGIRCNMTLIFGLEQAVACAQAGAYLISPFVGRITDWYKKSTGTKDYPVDQDPGVQSVRQIYKHFKAHGYDTIIMGASFRSAAQVEALAGCDRLTVSPQLLGELAADDGKLERQLSPGQGGQQEDKVSEAEYRWSLAEDAMAGEKLNEGIRLFHQDTQKLKDLLAGEQTSSADKQPVANTGA encoded by the coding sequence ATGAACAAGCTCGAGCAGCTCAAGCAGATGACCGTCATCGTGGCCGACACCGGCGACATCGAGGCCATCAAGAAGTACCAGCCGCAGGACTGCACCACCAATCCGTCGCTGATTCTCAAGGCCTCGCAGCTCGAAGGCTACAAGGCGCTGGTCGACGAAGCCAGGAGCTGGGTCAAGTCCGGCGAGAGCCTGGACGACGTGATTGACAAGCTGACCGTCAGCATCGGCACCGAGCTGACCAAGATCGTGCCCGGTTACGTCTCCACCGAGGTGGACGCCCGCTTGTCGTTCGACAAGGACGCCGCCGTTGCCCGCGCCCGCCACCTGATCAAGCTCTACGAGCAGAACGGGGTGGGCCGCGAGCGCATCCTGATCAAGCTGGCCTCCACCTGGGAAGGCATCCAGGCCGCCGAAACGCTGAAACAAGACGGCATCCGCTGCAACATGACCCTAATTTTCGGGCTGGAGCAGGCGGTGGCCTGCGCCCAGGCCGGCGCCTACCTGATCTCGCCGTTCGTGGGCCGCATCACCGACTGGTACAAGAAGTCCACCGGCACCAAGGACTACCCGGTGGACCAGGACCCCGGCGTGCAGTCGGTGCGCCAGATCTACAAGCACTTCAAGGCGCACGGCTACGACACCATCATCATGGGCGCCTCGTTTCGCAGCGCCGCCCAGGTCGAGGCGCTGGCCGGCTGCGACCGCCTGACGGTCAGCCCGCAGCTGCTCGGCGAACTCGCTGCCGACGACGGCAAGCTGGAGCGCCAGCTTTCGCCGGGCCAGGGCGGCCAGCAGGAAGACAAGGTCAGCGAAGCCGAGTACCGCTGGAGCCTGGCCGAGGACGCGATGGCCGGCGAGAAACTCAACGAGGGCATCCGCCTCTTTCACCAGGACACCCAGAAGCTCAAGGACCTGCTGGCCGGAGAGCAGACCAGCAGCGCCGACAAGCAGCCGGTGGCGAACACCGGCGCCTGA
- a CDS encoding GGDEF domain-containing protein has protein sequence MATHLPSPPSLNGPKRLAYLGAATCLLLLCLTRAWTAWITLPHDLLRLGLNGALAVVGLWLLRTLLVGSVPLETLERLTLRLSIPVYLALNVQTFVHAPQSFDNSGVNEVVLVALGAACYLFLPPAHALRWTAAVFAGHLISHWWALGHHLTRTNLSLQLARDLTALVAWLLIMLLATHRTAWAEARESARAMRDMAHTDDLTGLPNRRAAYRRFEEAMQGPQTPVSVLLIDIDNFKRVNDTHGHETGDQVIQAVTAALQGELGHAGVLVRWGGEEFLALLVGVTLGHAARQAEALRAAVERLGIRHGPVTVSVGVSGRVARDTVESLVHRADQGLYRAKNTGKNKVVVQED, from the coding sequence ATGGCGACGCATCTGCCCAGCCCTCCTTCGCTCAACGGTCCCAAACGCCTGGCGTATCTGGGCGCCGCGACCTGCCTGCTGCTGCTGTGCCTGACGCGGGCCTGGACCGCCTGGATCACCCTGCCGCACGACCTGCTGCGCCTGGGGCTCAACGGCGCGCTGGCGGTCGTGGGCCTGTGGCTGCTGCGTACCCTGCTGGTGGGCAGCGTGCCGCTCGAAACGCTGGAGCGGCTCACCCTGCGCCTGTCGATTCCGGTGTATCTGGCGCTGAACGTGCAGACCTTTGTGCACGCGCCGCAAAGCTTTGACAACAGCGGCGTCAACGAGGTCGTGCTGGTGGCCCTGGGCGCGGCCTGCTACCTGTTTTTACCGCCGGCCCACGCCCTGCGCTGGACCGCGGCGGTGTTTGCCGGGCACCTGATCAGCCACTGGTGGGCGCTGGGGCACCACCTCACCCGCACCAACCTGTCGCTGCAACTGGCCCGCGATCTCACGGCGCTGGTGGCCTGGCTGCTGATCATGCTGCTCGCCACCCACCGCACCGCCTGGGCCGAGGCGAGGGAGAGTGCCCGGGCCATGCGCGACATGGCCCACACCGACGACCTGACCGGCCTGCCCAACCGCCGCGCGGCCTACCGGCGCTTCGAGGAGGCCATGCAAGGTCCGCAGACGCCGGTGAGCGTGCTGCTGATCGACATCGACAATTTCAAGCGCGTCAACGACACCCACGGCCACGAAACCGGCGATCAGGTGATTCAGGCGGTGACGGCCGCGCTGCAAGGTGAACTCGGCCACGCCGGCGTGCTGGTGCGCTGGGGCGGCGAGGAATTCCTGGCGCTGCTGGTCGGCGTGACGCTGGGCCACGCCGCCCGCCAGGCCGAAGCGCTGCGCGCCGCCGTGGAGCGTCTCGGCATTCGCCACGGTCCGGTGACGGTCAGCGTGGGGGTCTCGGGCCGGGTGGCGCGCGACACGGTGGAGTCGCTGGTGCACCGCGCCGACCAGGGGCTCTACCGCGCCAAGAACACCGGCAAGAACAAGGTGGTGGTGCAGGAAGACTGA